From one Paenibacillus terrae HPL-003 genomic stretch:
- a CDS encoding LytR/AlgR family response regulator transcription factor — protein sequence MYRVAICDDEDKQRELVKNMLVTLSMKTNIEFKVELFDSGERLVSHYLNHESPFHILILDIEMNGMNGIQTAQKIRSLHHLDEQIVFLTSYPEYMLESFDVVTFQYLIKPIAPHIFEEKMIKLCQYFQSLDKKFVIIKSAYEEVLLKYDDIISIEVAKSLTIKNKLHFVTSTQTYDSKGIISDYASALKDYNFLQIHRSIIINLIHVKKFAGGDVLMSNDVKLPIGRSKIKEVKDLYTKFMIMKMH from the coding sequence ATGTATAGAGTGGCTATCTGCGATGATGAGGACAAGCAAAGAGAGCTTGTTAAAAATATGCTAGTCACTTTATCGATGAAGACCAATATAGAATTTAAAGTTGAGTTATTCGACTCAGGAGAAAGGCTGGTATCTCATTATCTAAATCATGAATCGCCATTCCATATCTTAATATTGGATATTGAAATGAATGGCATGAACGGAATTCAAACCGCCCAAAAAATAAGGAGTTTACATCACCTGGATGAACAGATTGTTTTTTTAACGAGCTACCCTGAGTACATGCTGGAAAGCTTTGACGTAGTCACATTTCAGTATTTAATAAAACCGATTGCTCCCCATATCTTTGAGGAAAAAATGATAAAGCTGTGTCAGTACTTTCAATCTCTAGATAAAAAATTCGTGATCATCAAGTCAGCTTATGAAGAAGTGCTTTTAAAATATGATGATATCATTAGCATTGAAGTGGCCAAAAGCTTAACCATAAAAAACAAACTGCATTTTGTCACCTCTACACAAACCTATGATAGCAAAGGGATTATTTCTGATTATGCATCAGCATTAAAGGACTATAATTTTCTACAGATTCATCGTTCGATTATTATAAACTTAATTCATGTCAAAAAATTTGCTGGCGGTGATGTTTTGATGTCAAATGATGTGAAGTTACCTATTGGGCGTTCTAAAATAAAAGAAGTTAAAGATTTGTATACCAAATTTATGATCATGAAGATGCATTAA
- a CDS encoding ATP-binding protein, which produces MMEYNSLLLILCVVLVMCFQVNFYFNSVFDKSNRKPNRFVYFIIFGLLDSLYLSVYLTPTISSILALLVIFSLAQSYTVEIKTKIIFSILYAVLITIVNFISLYILYAVGSVKISNFSHLSGQDHLISSKVMLLSCIIMFAVIQIIRLFAKRRTFPLQHRYYILFLIVPIISLYQVNVLSVYSEKNMYYFGSIIGFIFLNVFIIYIFDNIIEKFQLMHENAQLQHQMDYQDANYEKTVHSFKNMKRIIHDTHQQFLYIEECIKRNELAEASEHIKVTLNKIEGAYQRVNTGNLVIDALVTNSLNIGQANGIKVDTQLNLYSQKVNIERYDLCVALGNMLDNALEASKKVKIADDRYILIKIHSNESALFIHILNHVENEVAHLHSQKSNPDIHGIGLTNISRICDKYGGNMTIETKNKIFNNMVLLPFYKDNP; this is translated from the coding sequence ATGATGGAATATAACTCCCTGCTTCTTATTCTTTGCGTTGTCCTTGTGATGTGCTTCCAAGTGAATTTTTACTTTAACTCGGTTTTTGATAAGTCCAATCGAAAGCCGAACAGATTCGTGTACTTCATTATTTTTGGGTTGCTGGATTCCTTATATTTAAGTGTTTATTTGACTCCTACGATATCTTCGATTTTAGCATTACTTGTCATATTTAGTTTAGCGCAATCGTATACAGTGGAAATCAAGACAAAGATCATTTTTTCTATCCTTTATGCTGTATTAATAACCATCGTTAATTTTATATCTCTTTATATTTTATATGCTGTAGGCTCCGTTAAAATTAGCAACTTTAGCCATTTGAGTGGACAAGATCACTTGATATCCTCTAAGGTCATGTTACTCAGCTGCATTATCATGTTTGCTGTCATTCAGATTATACGGCTATTCGCCAAACGCAGAACCTTCCCTTTGCAGCATCGTTACTATATTTTATTTTTAATCGTTCCCATCATAAGTTTATACCAGGTCAATGTTTTATCTGTTTATAGTGAAAAGAACATGTATTATTTTGGTTCTATTATTGGCTTTATTTTCTTAAATGTTTTTATCATATATATTTTCGATAATATCATTGAAAAATTTCAATTAATGCATGAAAATGCTCAATTACAACATCAGATGGACTACCAAGATGCTAACTACGAAAAAACGGTTCACAGCTTCAAAAATATGAAAAGAATCATTCATGATACACACCAACAGTTTTTGTATATTGAAGAATGTATCAAGAGAAATGAATTGGCTGAGGCGAGTGAACATATTAAGGTTACATTAAATAAAATCGAAGGAGCCTATCAAAGGGTTAATACCGGTAATCTGGTTATAGATGCCCTTGTCACGAATAGTCTTAATATTGGGCAAGCCAATGGCATCAAGGTAGATACCCAGCTTAACTTATATTCACAGAAAGTAAATATTGAACGTTATGATTTATGTGTCGCTCTAGGGAATATGCTGGATAATGCCTTAGAAGCATCTAAAAAGGTCAAGATTGCGGATGACAGGTACATTCTTATTAAAATACATTCCAATGAATCTGCGCTTTTCATTCACATCCTGAATCATGTGGAGAATGAAGTGGCCCATTTGCACAGTCAAAAATCAAACCCGGATATTCATGGTATTGGCTTAACCAATATATCCAGAATATGTGACAAATACGGTGGAAACATGACCATTGAAACGAAAAATAAAATATTTAATAATATGGTTTTATTGCCATTTTATAAGGACAATCCTTAG